A single Brevundimonas sp. M20 DNA region contains:
- a CDS encoding helix-turn-helix transcriptional regulator yields the protein MLQYQEPLDLAFQALSDPTRRRMVERLSAGPVSVSALADPLPMSLSAVMQHLKILEAAGLVRSEKVGRVRTCRVEPDALTAAERWLNARRQSVERSLDGLGVFLDETKPEEDL from the coding sequence ATGCTTCAGTATCAGGAACCGCTTGATCTCGCCTTCCAGGCTCTGTCGGATCCGACCCGCAGGCGGATGGTCGAGCGGCTGTCGGCGGGGCCGGTGTCGGTCAGCGCCTTGGCCGATCCCCTTCCGATGTCGTTGTCGGCCGTGATGCAGCATCTGAAAATCCTTGAGGCGGCGGGGCTCGTTCGCTCCGAAAAGGTCGGACGTGTCCGCACCTGCCGGGTCGAGCCCGATGCGCTGACCGCCGCCGAACGCTGGCTGAACGCCCGGCGCCAGTCCGTCGAGCGCAGCCTCGACGGGCTGGGCGTCTTTCTGGACGAGACCAAACCCGAGGAGGACTTGTGA
- a CDS encoding SRPBCC domain-containing protein codes for MTAETPSVAHGTFVLKRRYDAAAERVFRAWADPISFRRWFVEAPGATVHEWRHDFRVGGKGGGRYRFGGPQNVDGFNDTLFLDIVENRRIILSYVMGTEVGGERTRSSASQATIELVADGAGVLLTYTEQGAYFGEDGAAHIPLREEGCAQMLENLARFLEGVA; via the coding sequence ATGACCGCTGAAACCCCGAGTGTCGCCCATGGAACTTTCGTCCTGAAGCGCCGCTATGACGCCGCCGCTGAGCGGGTGTTCCGTGCCTGGGCCGATCCGATCTCCTTCCGCCGCTGGTTTGTCGAGGCGCCGGGCGCGACGGTTCATGAGTGGCGGCATGACTTCCGCGTGGGCGGGAAGGGTGGCGGTCGCTATCGTTTCGGAGGACCCCAGAATGTTGATGGCTTCAACGACACCCTCTTTCTGGACATCGTGGAGAACCGTCGGATCATCCTCAGCTACGTCATGGGCACGGAGGTCGGCGGTGAACGGACGAGGTCTTCGGCCTCGCAGGCGACCATCGAACTGGTTGCGGACGGCGCGGGCGTGCTGCTGACCTACACCGAGCAAGGCGCCTATTTCGGAGAGGACGGAGCCGCCCACATCCCGCTTCGCGAGGAGGGGTGTGCGCAGATGCTGGAAAACCTCGCCCGATTTCTGGAGGGCGTCGCCTGA
- a CDS encoding glutathione S-transferase family protein, protein MSLILWSHPYSGYGQKTAVALYELGLPFELKLVDGSPEVMDGFLAVSPFAKMPTLIDTAAGRTVIESSIVIEYLDRLAGAGRLIPDDPEAALEARFIDRVLDTYVGGNMNRIVFNRLGRAGAPNETAMAQDAKELETAWDMLETRLADGRTWGAGESFTLADCAAAPLMTYARRLVPFGDRPRIRAWHARLMARPSFLRALEDAAPFGDLMPAPPPED, encoded by the coding sequence ATGTCCCTGATCCTGTGGTCTCACCCTTATTCCGGCTACGGCCAGAAGACGGCCGTCGCCCTGTATGAGCTGGGCCTTCCGTTCGAACTGAAGCTGGTCGACGGCTCGCCGGAGGTCATGGACGGTTTCCTCGCCGTCTCCCCTTTCGCCAAGATGCCGACCCTGATCGACACGGCGGCGGGCCGGACGGTGATCGAGTCCAGCATCGTGATCGAGTATCTCGACCGGCTGGCGGGCGCAGGGCGGTTGATCCCGGATGACCCCGAAGCGGCGCTCGAGGCGCGCTTCATCGACCGGGTCCTGGACACCTACGTCGGCGGCAACATGAACCGGATCGTGTTCAATCGTCTGGGCCGGGCGGGCGCGCCGAACGAGACGGCGATGGCGCAGGACGCGAAGGAGCTTGAGACCGCCTGGGACATGCTGGAGACCAGGCTGGCCGATGGCCGCACCTGGGGCGCGGGCGAGAGCTTCACCCTGGCCGACTGCGCGGCGGCGCCCCTGATGACCTATGCGCGACGGCTGGTTCCGTTCGGCGACAGGCCACGGATCAGAGCCTGGCACGCGCGGTTGATGGCGCGGCCGTCCTTCTTGCGGGCGCTGGAGGACGCCGCTCCGTTCGGTGACCTGATGCCGGCGCCTCCGCCGGAAGATTAA
- a CDS encoding PaaI family thioesterase, producing the protein MTDLPKSTAEAMGRMPGIELLQAVLDGRIPPATIGETMSFALTEVSEGIAIFEGHTGPHILNPQGMVHGGWALTLIDSATGCAAHSTLPAGVGYTSISTQTNFTRPITVQTGKVVCEGRVINVGRQIITAEATIKDSEGRLLAHGQSTLMVLQPRP; encoded by the coding sequence ATGACCGACCTCCCCAAATCAACCGCCGAGGCCATGGGCCGCATGCCCGGCATCGAACTGTTGCAAGCCGTTCTCGACGGTCGCATACCGCCCGCGACCATCGGGGAAACCATGTCCTTCGCGCTGACTGAGGTCAGCGAAGGTATCGCGATCTTTGAAGGACACACCGGGCCGCACATCCTGAACCCGCAGGGCATGGTGCACGGCGGCTGGGCCCTGACGCTGATCGACAGCGCCACCGGCTGCGCGGCCCACTCCACCCTGCCTGCGGGCGTGGGCTATACCTCGATCTCGACCCAGACCAACTTCACCCGACCGATCACGGTCCAGACCGGCAAGGTCGTCTGCGAGGGCCGGGTCATCAACGTCGGACGTCAGATCATTACCGCCGAGGCGACGATCAAGGACAGCGAAGGTCGTCTTCTGGCTCACGGCCAGTCGACTCTGATGGTCCTTCAGCCCCGGCCTTAA
- a CDS encoding zf-TFIIB domain-containing protein, with the protein MPLLMCPNDNAAMQTLERGGVQFDMCPTCRGVWLDRGELEKLMESATAEGRASAPQVAPAPAPQPQYPPQQAQQPWGGQPGYRDDRYRRDDEYRYKKKKRDSIFDIFD; encoded by the coding sequence ATGCCGCTTCTGATGTGCCCCAATGACAACGCCGCGATGCAGACGCTGGAGCGCGGCGGCGTCCAATTCGACATGTGCCCGACCTGCCGGGGCGTCTGGCTGGACCGCGGCGAGCTTGAAAAACTGATGGAGTCCGCCACCGCCGAAGGCCGCGCCTCCGCCCCGCAGGTCGCGCCTGCTCCGGCGCCTCAGCCCCAGTACCCGCCGCAACAGGCCCAGCAGCCATGGGGCGGTCAGCCCGGCTATCGCGACGACCGCTACCGTCGGGACGACGAGTACCGGTACAAAAAGAAGAAGCGTGACAGTATCTTCGACATCTTCGACTGA
- a CDS encoding methylamine utilization protein MauJ: protein MAGPIHYEVYIRRTAPSSWALEIATEHRAHAIDTAEDLLRDGYAAAVRVTKETLDPDTMEFNSVTLMTKGVPEVQTRRTTTEDDAGPRCATPYDLYAPMAREQIGRVLEDWLQRQGVTAFELLHRPDMAERLDASGVELQHAIQKVAVPEAQADGKPVHDLVRHYQRLSDVAIERLVTAGRKTRFPSLEHHSLADLAHRLEGQNDRAFIMGGVIAAALTGLKDGRARLARLMDLADQAPSDGQPRAMVLVPIEQILCEMLGSRGGLTDILGPSLDQGAAMAAVVRMVAPREVELLIRQDPRMALQIPAVEGPAARLGERIQSAELPLLSAALARMVLRELMSPRRLRPSDAAGEIDILRTLATGLTATAGRLLTLEEVQNAFNERSKALVTADFVGAFMRTCSTALCEAEALTRLCENVTGVANKRAAARWLSASVGSLRFETEMRQSNGQTVAQKLGVLANLQRAARLCGLSDKDEGDVTVAIGLVGGVIEAEARIVSQLARSPAPPPQKLSVLLRMAAGETAPLGPAADRAKAEAIKLFRAPEARAALAAAPETLAPLKTLMKAAGLAA from the coding sequence ATGGCCGGCCCGATCCACTACGAAGTCTATATCCGGAGGACCGCGCCATCATCGTGGGCGCTCGAGATTGCGACCGAGCACCGCGCCCACGCCATCGATACAGCGGAGGACCTGCTGCGTGACGGCTACGCGGCCGCCGTCCGGGTGACCAAGGAAACGCTGGACCCCGACACCATGGAGTTCAACAGCGTCACCCTGATGACCAAGGGTGTTCCCGAGGTGCAGACCCGGCGCACCACAACAGAAGATGACGCCGGTCCGCGCTGCGCCACGCCCTATGACCTCTATGCGCCCATGGCCCGTGAACAGATCGGGCGCGTGCTGGAGGACTGGCTGCAAAGGCAAGGCGTGACCGCCTTCGAACTGCTGCACCGCCCGGACATGGCGGAGCGGCTGGATGCGTCCGGCGTCGAATTGCAACACGCGATCCAGAAGGTCGCCGTCCCCGAGGCGCAGGCGGACGGGAAGCCGGTTCACGATCTGGTCCGGCACTATCAACGGCTGTCGGACGTCGCCATCGAGCGCCTGGTGACGGCGGGGCGCAAGACCCGCTTCCCCAGCCTCGAGCATCACTCGCTGGCGGACCTCGCCCACCGGCTGGAAGGCCAGAACGACCGCGCCTTCATCATGGGCGGGGTGATCGCCGCAGCCCTGACCGGGCTGAAGGACGGCCGCGCGCGATTGGCCAGGCTCATGGACCTCGCCGATCAGGCGCCGAGCGACGGCCAGCCCCGGGCGATGGTGCTGGTGCCGATCGAACAGATTCTCTGCGAAATGCTGGGGTCGCGGGGCGGCCTGACCGACATTCTGGGTCCGTCGCTGGATCAGGGAGCCGCCATGGCGGCGGTCGTCCGGATGGTGGCGCCGCGCGAGGTCGAACTGCTGATCCGCCAGGACCCCCGCATGGCGTTGCAGATTCCTGCAGTCGAAGGTCCGGCTGCGCGGCTGGGCGAGCGTATCCAGAGCGCGGAACTGCCCCTGTTGTCCGCCGCCCTGGCGCGGATGGTCCTGCGCGAACTGATGAGCCCCCGTCGCCTGCGCCCCAGCGATGCGGCGGGCGAGATCGACATTCTGCGCACCCTCGCCACAGGCCTGACGGCGACGGCGGGCCGGCTGCTGACCCTGGAAGAGGTGCAGAACGCCTTCAATGAGCGCTCCAAGGCGCTGGTCACCGCCGATTTCGTCGGCGCCTTCATGAGGACCTGCAGCACAGCCCTTTGCGAGGCCGAGGCCCTGACCCGGCTGTGCGAGAACGTGACCGGGGTCGCCAACAAGCGCGCCGCCGCGCGGTGGCTGTCCGCCTCCGTCGGTTCCCTGCGCTTTGAAACCGAGATGCGCCAGTCCAACGGCCAGACCGTGGCCCAGAAGCTGGGCGTACTGGCGAACCTGCAACGGGCCGCGCGACTTTGTGGTCTGTCGGACAAAGACGAGGGGGACGTCACCGTCGCCATCGGCTTGGTCGGCGGCGTGATCGAAGCCGAAGCCCGTATCGTCAGCCAGCTGGCCCGCTCGCCGGCCCCGCCACCGCAGAAGCTGTCGGTCCTGCTGCGAATGGCGGCGGGCGAAACCGCTCCGCTCGGTCCGGCGGCGGATCGGGCCAAGGCCGAGGCGATCAAGCTGTTCCGCGCGCCGGAGGCCCGCGCCGCGCTCGCGGCCGCGCCCGAAACGCTGGCGCCGCTGAAGACACTGATGAAGGCGGCCGGGCTGGCCGCCTGA